The Seriola aureovittata isolate HTS-2021-v1 ecotype China chromosome 2, ASM2101889v1, whole genome shotgun sequence genome has a segment encoding these proteins:
- the kbtbd8 gene encoding kelch repeat and BTB domain-containing protein 8 yields MAASGEVGKLSQVQNGTPPTTNYNGVDAVHACNILQQLKALYDEAQLTDIVVEVDHGKTFSCHRNVLAAISPYFRSMFTSGLTESSQREVRIVGVESESMHLVLDYAYTSRVTLSESNVQALFTAASIFQIPALQDQCAQFMISRLDPQNCIGVYMFADAYGHQELRERSQDYIRKKFLCVSREQEFLQMTKEQLVSILNNDDLNVEKEEHVYESIVRWLEHDLPGREAHLAEVFSQCIRLPLLDEAYLSRIPAPFACALSLSQDPAEAKARLTGTNGCPQRLGMTASEMVICFDAAHKHSGKKQTVPCLDTATGRVFKLCKPPNDLREVGILVSSENDIYIAGGYRPSNSEVSIDHRAESDFWQYEHAGNRWLPRAPLLRARIGCRLVHCCGKLYALGGRVYEGDGRNALKSVECYDARDNCWTAVSPMPVAMEFHSAVEYRDRIYVLQGEYFFCFDPRKDYWSHLAPMSVPRSQGLAALYKNCIYYIAGICRNHQRTFTVEVYDIEKNTWSRKRDLPFDQATSPYIKAMLLQGKLHLFVRATQVMVEEHVFRTSRKNSLYQYDDEADVWTKVYETPDRLWDLGRHFECVVAKLYPQCLQKVL; encoded by the exons ATGGCTGCCAGTGGAG AGGTAGGGAAGCTGTCACAAGTACAAAATGGGACACCTCCAACCACCAACTACAATGGGGTAGATGCTGTTCATGCCTGTAACATCCTTCAGCAGCTCAAAGCCTTGTATGATGAAGCACAGCTCACAGACATTGTCGTAGAAGTGGACCACGGCAAGACTTTCTCATGTCACCGAAATGTCCTTGCAGCAATCAGCCCATATTTTAG GTCCATGTTCACCAGTGGCCTTACAGAGAGCAGCCAGCGTGAGGTCAGAATTGTTGGGGTGGAATCTGAATCCATGCACCTTGTCCTAGACTATGCCTACACATCCAGGGTCACACTCTCTGAGTCCAATGTCCAGGCCCTGTTCACTGCAGCCAGCATTTTCCAGATTCCTGCCCTGCAGGACCAGTGTGCCCAGTTCATGATCAGCCGGCTTGACCCTCAGAACTGCATTGGGGTCTACATGTTTGCTGATGCCTATGGGCACCAGGAGCTGAGGGAACGCTCACAAGACTACATCCGCAAGAAG TTCTTGTGTGTGTCACGGGAGCAAGAATTCCTCCAGATGACCAAGGAGCAGCTGGTCAGTATTTTGAACAATGACGATCTCAACGTGGAGAAGGAAGAGCATGTCTACGAGAGCATTGTCCGCTGGCTGGAGCATGATCTGCCTGGTCGTGAGGCCCACCTAGCTGAGGTTTTTTCCCAGTGCATCCGTCTGCCCTTGCTGGATGAGGCCTACCTCAGTCGGATACCAGCCCCCTTTGCTTGTGCCCTGTCCCTGTCTCAAGACCCTGCTGAGGCCAAAGCCCGCCTCACTGGCACCAATGGTTGCCCACAGCGCCTGGGTATGACTGCTTCTGAGATGGTCATCTGCTTTGACGCAGCTCACAAACACTCAGGGAAGAAGCAGACAGTGCCTTGCCTGGACACAGCCACAGGAAGGGTGTTCAAGCTTTGCAAACCACCCAATGATCTCCGCGAGGTCGGTATCTTGGTGTCTTCAGAGAACGACATCTACATCGCTGGCGGTTACCGACCGAGCAACAGTGAGGTATCCATAGACCATCGAGCAGAGAGTGACTTCTGGCAGTACGAACACGCAGGCAACCGATGGCTTCCACGTGCGCCTCTTCTGAGAGCGAGGATAGGCTGCAGGCTTGTGCACTGCTGTGGGAAGCTTTATGCGCTGGGAGGCCGAGTTTATGAAGGTGATGGGCGGAACGCATTAAAGTCAGTAGAGTGCTATGATGCCAGGGACAACTGTTGGACAGCAGTCAGTCCCATGCCAGTTGCCATGGAATTTCATAGTGCTGTGGAGTACAGAGATCGAATCTATGTCCTCCAAG GTGAATATTTCTTCTGCTTTGATCCCCGTAAGGACTATTGGAGTCATCTAGCCCCAATGAGTGTCCCTCGGAGTCAAGGTCTGGCTGCCTTGTACAAGAACTGCATCTACTACATTGCCGGCATCTGCAGGAACCACCAGCGCACCTTCACTGTGGAGGTCTACGATATTGAGAAAAACACCTGGAGCCGCAAGAGAGATCTCCCTTTTGACCAAGCCACGAGCCCATATATCAAGGCCATGCTGCTACAAGGCAAGCTACACCTGTTTGTACGAGCCACACAGGTCATGGTGGAGGAGCATGTGTTTCGCACCAGCCGCAAGAACTCCCTTTACCAGTATGACGATGAGGCCGACGTATGGACCAAAGTCTATGAGACACCTGACCGCCTCTGGGATTTGGGTCGCCATTTTGAATGTGTGGTGGCCAAACTTTACCCACAATGTCTACAGAAAGTGCTTTGA